The following are encoded in a window of Hippoglossus hippoglossus isolate fHipHip1 chromosome 23, fHipHip1.pri, whole genome shotgun sequence genomic DNA:
- the ing3 gene encoding inhibitor of growth protein 3 has protein sequence MLYLEDYLEMIEQLPMDLRDRFTEMREMDLQVQNATDQLEQKVIEFFVNAKKNKPEWREEQMEVIKKDYYKALEDADEKVQLANQIYDLVDRHLRKLDQELAKFKMELEADNAGITEILERRSLEMDSPSQPVNNHHVHSHTTTEKRKYSAPTHHTTEHVPEKKFKSEALLSTLTSDASKENTPGCRTNSTSASTNNVYSVNSSQPPASYNLSSLPAGPGAGAGAITMAAAQAVQATAQMKEGRRTSSLKASYEAIKNNDFQLGREFSLSRDNTGYSSSALASTLTQTLTPTTATDSRGRKSKSSIKSSNHQSSSSSSSSSLSSCSSSSALAQELSQQASALPEAEANSQVDWTYDPNEPRYCICNQVSYGEMVGCDNTDCPIEWFHYGCVGLTEAPKGKWYCPQCTAAMKRRGSRHK, from the exons ATGTTGTACCTGGAGGATTACCTGGAGA TGATCGAGCAGCTTCCCATGGACCTTCGCGACAGGTTCACGGAAATGAGGGAGATGGACCTGCAGGTTCAGA ACGCCACTGATCAGCTGGAGCAGAAAGTGATCGAGTTCTTTGTCAACGCAAAGAAGAACAAACCTGAGTGGAGAGAAGAACAGATGGAGGTTATTAAAAAG GATTATTACAAAGCTCTGGAAGACGCAGATGAAAAAGttcagctggccaatcagatttaTGATCTG GTGGACCGTCATCTGCGGAAACTGGACCAGGAACTGGCCAAGTTCAAGATGGAGCTGGAGGCAGACAACGCCGGCATCACCGAGATCCTGGAGAGAC ggTCGTTAGAGATGGACAGTCCGTCTCAACCAGTCAACAACCATCACGTCCACTCTCACACCACCACTGAGA AGAGGAAGTACAGCGCTCCGACTCATCACACGACAGAGCACGTTCCAGAGAAGAAGTTTAAATCTGAAGCTCTGCTGTCGACTCTCACGTCAGACgcttcaaaagaaaacacgCCAG gctgtCGCACCAACAGCACGTCCGCGTCCACCAACAACGTGTACAGTGTGAACTCGTCTCAGCCTCCGGCCTCTTACAACCTGAGCTCTCTACCTGCGGGGCCGGGGGCCGGAGCCGGGGCCATCACCATGGCAGCTGCTCAGGCTGTTCAGGCAACAGCACAG ATGAAGGAGGGCAGGAGGACGTCCAGTCTCAAAGCAAGTTACGAAGCCATCAAGAACAACGACTTCCAGCTCGGCAGAGAGTTCTCTCTGTCCCGGGACAACACTGGttactcctcctctgctctggcCTCCACCCTCACCCAGACCCTCACCCCCACCACTGCCACCGACTCCAGGGGGCGCAAGTCCAA AAGCAGCATCAAGTCTTCTAATCATCAGTCGTCTtcgtcgtcctcctcttcctctctgtcatcGTGCTCGTCATCATCAGCGTTGGCCCAGGAGCTTTCCCAGCAGGCCTCAGCGCTACCTGAGGCTGAAGCCAACAGTCAGGTGGACTGGACCTACGACCCCAACGAGCCCCGATACTGCATCTGTaaccag GTTTCTTATGGAGAAATGGTCGGCTGCGATAACACAGAT TGTCCAATCGAGTGGTTCCACTACGGCTGCGTCGGACTGACGGAGGCTCCCAAGGGGAAGTGGTACTGTCCTCAGTGTACGGCCGCCATGAAGAGGAGAGGCAGCCGCCACAAATAG
- the cped1 gene encoding cadherin-like and PC-esterase domain-containing protein 1, with the protein MLLRRRRCCCSGPGPLLLLLGAALCVFYQTLMSASNRLRSGPPPADVRGRKSPHDVTEKTRRVIYILESLQRNTEVRGASQKPSGRRRAVVLTGRHQASDTEVQLYQQVLQQLHYDVHTSRYTETSSVLQTNQGVSGWSLLLCLSSSERSCLRRVSFSHLQRHQRVNLIPALMDAFSDAGAGLCHMFTWSHLKGVDLPLRPYSCGSTNQKLGMPQDSLSPVGAPPPGLVAMVNIYVLVTSVRPLTSFLHDVMVVATNQELRARPLKLRDFLRQKLGPASSHHAFGQMKHVIGEVLQVAVSTNERTERVNRCVLCYQLLTFTLMFSGSNTPVVVQVDTDLTFSALRDDTFDGQVTKDLILEDTLHFLSHTHLSSETDRRQYGVCGGSDDLCLSEDEFLLLLQFQRQMSAPSAFQLLFPSSSSSSSSSSSRPLSISDHMIRISCYYNLLRNISSRSDDASSNQESDVSSLGGAAGKGRCGNPHLRQIYTDPPLTLTPPFSPGVKEYCAEVTFDTVMVRIRPMTVSSSCAVHLDEHRGPRMANYPVGLGNSRISILVTDDAETEPVVMTIYTVHLFRENRPSLPMFTDHVMCSFVQDCGLRVRPDRSCGLQTAVTSQRPRHICTSGHQPGRWVVPCLSCSDNRTCDWREVAWQPDGCYHRLVERRLLQGCMTDRKVLFIGDSTNRGMMYFLMERVNSSLEDWGKAHDTLVHRDLNAGQTLVSYSYYPQFWLEKEQRPTFREALLQLLHRSQPLVNSNLTVLVVGGVQWLNTNHLWTVSEVLDREGLSNTLVVVKTLGMGFHLPVDGIRSLSLREIQDLDRDNDNIMATAKHHGYEVIDTFSITMGRYKEFLQGRCACHFHEVERFPSFRPPGDTTSNRTTSSRTRLSSQSAVQDTEQEAEPDTFTYHVRGPVNQVYSEILLSRLCPAN; encoded by the exons ATGTtgctccgccgccgccgctgctgctgctctggccccgggccgctgctgctgctcctggggGCCGCGCTCTGCGTCTTCTACCAGACCCTGATGTCGGCTTCGAACCGGCTCCGGTCCGGACCTCCACCCGCTGACGTCCGAGGCCGGAAGTCACCACATGACGTCACGGAGAAGACCAGGAGGGTCATTTATATCCTGGAGAGTTTGCAGAGGAatacagag gtGCGGGGGGCGTCTCAGAAACCGTCAGGGCGGCGCCGGGCCGTGGTTCTGACGGGTCGACACCAGGCGTCTGACACCGAGGTGCAGCTGTACCAGcaggtgctgcagcagctccactacGACGTCCACACATCCAGATACACCGAGACCAGCAGCGTCCTCCAAACCAATCAGG GTGTGAGTGGGTGGAGCCTCTTGCTGTGTCTCAGCAGTTCAGAGCGGAGTTGTCTGAGGAGAGTCTCGTTCTCTCACCTGCAGCGACATCAGAGG GTGAACCTCATCCCGGCTCTGATGGACGCCTTCTCTGACGCAGGTGCAGgtctgtgtcacatgttcacatggtCTCACCTGAAAG gaGTCGATTTACCCTTGAGGCCGTACTCCTGTGGATCGACCAATCAGAAGCTGGGGATGCCTCAGGACAG TCTGTCACCTGTTGGAGCTCCGCCTCCTggtctggttgccatggtgaacATTTATGTTCTGGTGACATCAGTCCGACCACTGACATCGTTCCTGCATGACGTCATGGTGGTTGCGACCAATCAGGAGCTGAGGGCACGACCCCTGAAG CTCAGGGACTTTCTGCGGCAGAAGCTGGGACCAGCGAGCTCCCATCATGCTTTTGGGCAGATGAAGCACGTGATAGGCGAAGTGCTGCAGGTGGCAGTGTCAACCAATGAGAGGACAGAAAGAGTCAACAG gtgtgtgttgtgttaccaGCTGCTCACCTTCACTCTGATGTTCAGCGGCTCCAACACTCCTGTCGTCGTCCAG GTGGACACtgatttaacattttcagcTCTGAGGGACGACACGTTTGACGGACAGGTCACCAAAGACCTGATCCTGGAGGacacactgcacttcctgtcacacacacacctgtcgtcagagacagacaggagacag tacGGTGTCTGTGGAGGGTCAGATGATCTGTGTTTGTCAGAGGAcgagtttcttcttcttcttcagtttcagAGACAGATGTCAGCGCCCTCTGCCTTTCAACTG ctctttccctcttcctcctcttcttcgtcctcctcttcctctcgtcctTTGAGCATCTCTGATCACATGATTAGGATCAGCTGTTACTACAACCTCCTCAGAAACATCAGCTCCAG GAGCGATGATGCTTCGTCCAATCAGGAGTCAGATGTGAGCTCACTGGGCGGAGCTGCAGGTAAAG GTCGCTGCGGCAACCCCCACCTCCGACAAATCTACACCGACCCCCCCCTCACCCTGACTCCACCCTTCAGCCCCGGGGTGAAGGAGTACTGTGCCGAGGTGACCTTTGACACGGTGATGGTTCGAATCAGACCGATGACCGTCAGCTCGTCCTGCGCGGTCCACCTGGACGAGCACCGAGGACCCAG gatgGCGAACTACCCGGTTGGCCTCGGCAACAGCCGGATCAGCATCCTGGTGACGGACGACGCTGAGACGGAGCCCGTCGTCATGACGATCTACACCGTCCACTTGTTCCGTGAGAACCGACCCAGTCTGCCCATGTTCACAGATCATGTGATGTGCAGCTTCGTCCAG GACTGTGGTCTCCGAGTCCGACCCGATCGCTCCTGTGGTCTTCAGACCGCCGTCACGTCCCAGAGGCCACGTCACATCTGCACGTCAGGACACCAGCCAG gtCGGTGGGTGGTTCCATGTCTTAGCTGTTCTGACAATAGGACATGTGATTGGAGGGAGGTTGCCTGGCAACCAGATGGCTGTTATCACCGGTTGGTGGAGCGCCGCTTGCTGCAGGGCTGTATGACAGACAGGAAG GTGTTGTTTATCGGGGACTCAACCAATCGTGGGATGATGTACTTCCTGATGGAGCGGGTCAACTCCAGTCTGGAGGACTGGGGCAAAGCTCACGACACGCTGGTCCACAGGGACCTGAACGCAGGTCAGACTCTGGTCAGCTACTCGTATTATCCTCAGTTCTGGTtggagaaggagcagaggccCACGTTCAGGGAggcgctgctgcagctgctccacag GTCTCAACCTCTGGTGAACTCCAACCTGACGGTCCTGGTGGTGGGAGGAGTCCAGTGGCTCAACACCAATCACCTGTGGACAGTCAGCGAGGTGCTGGACAG ggagGGTCTCAGTAACAccctggtggtggtgaagacTTTAGGGATGGGTTTCCATCTTCCTGTGGATGGGATCAGATCTCTCAGTCTG AGAGAAATCCAAGATCTCGACAGAGACAACGACAACATCATGGCCACAGCGAAGCATCACGGGTACGAGGTGATTGACACGTTCAGCATCACGATGGGTCGATATAAAGAGTTCCTTCAGGGACGATGTGCCTGCCACTTTCACGAG GTGGAGAGGTTTCCTTCCTTTAGGCCTCCAGGTGACACGACGTCCAACAGAACCACATCCTCCAGAACGAGgctcagcagccaatcagccGTGCAGGACACggagcaggaggcggagcctgaCACCTTCACCTATCACGTGAGAGGACCAGTGAACCAGGTGTACTCTGAGATCCTCCTGAGCCGCCTGTGTCCTGCAaactga
- the wnt16 gene encoding protein Wnt-16, with protein sequence METRIRRVRHMSPVSLLLLCVCPLCCRGSWMWLGVASAGGPDKLSCSNLPLSNRQRELCRKKPFLLPSVQDGARLAIDECQSQFRHERWNCSVNQRPPVFEHELTSGTKETAFIYAVMAAGLVHAVTRSCSQGNMTECGCDARLQGGGSVTEGWHWGGCSDHIQYGTWFSRRFIDAAAKNMSTSRGGYTLVTMNQHNTEAGRQAIDRTMLTDCRCHGVSGSCAVKTCWRTMAAFERVGVYLKEQYEHSVQVSDRSKRKTRRKDQRLLPVDKHQLIFFNKSPNYCLEDRRRGIAGTRGRRCNRTSAGPDGCNLLCCGRGYNTHVVRHVQRCECKFVWCCYVRCRRCESMNDMHTCK encoded by the exons ATGGAGACACGGATCAGAAGAGTCCGACACATGAGTCCCgtgagtctgctgctgctctgcgtCTGTCCGCTGTGCTGCCGGGGCTCCTGGAT GTGGTTGGGTGTGGCGTCGGCCGGCGGCCCGGACAAGCTGAGCTGTTCGAACCTTCCTCTGAGCAACAGGCAGAGGGAGCTGTGTCGCAAGAAACCTTTTCTGTTGCCGAGCGTCCAGGACGGAGCTCGACTCGCTATCGACGAGTGTCAGAGTCAGTTCAGACACGAGAGGTGGAACTGCTCCGTCAACCAGCGCCCTCCGGTGTTCGAACATGAGTTAACCAGCG GAACCAAAGAAACAGCGTTTATCTACGCGGTGATGGCTGCAGGGCTGGTCCACGCCGTTACGCGCTCCTGTAGTCAGGGCAACATGACGGAGTGCGGCTGTGACGCTCGGCTGCAGGGCGGCGGCTCCGTGACGGAGGGCTGGCACTGGGGCGGCTGCTCGGACCACATCCAGTACGGAACCTGGTTCAGCCGCAGGTTCATCGACGCCGCCGCCAAAAACATGTCGACGAGCAGGGGAGGATACACGCTGGTGACCATGAACCAGCACAACACAGAGGCAGGACGCCAG GCGATTGACAGGACGATGTTGACAGACTGTCGTTGTCATGGTGTTTCCGGTTCCTGTGCGGTGAAGACGTGTTGGAGGACGATGGCGGCGTTCGAACGTGTCGGCGTTTATCTGAAGGAGCAGTACGAGCACAGCGTTCAGGTGTCGGACCGCTcaaagaggaagacgaggaggaaggaCCAGCGTCTTCTTCCTGTCGACAAACACCAGCTCATCTTCTTCAACAAGTCTCCCAACTACTGCCTGGAGGACCGGCGCCGCGGCATCGCCGGCACCCGAGGGCGCCGTTGCAACCGGACGTCCGCTGGACCGGACGGTTGCAACCTGCTGTGCTGTGGCCGTGGATACAACACGCATGTCGTGCGACACGTCCAACGCTGCGAGTGCAAGTTCGTCTGGTGCTGCTATGTCCGCTGCAGGCGCTGCGAGAGCATGAACGACATGCACacctgcaaataa